One genomic segment of Sorex araneus isolate mSorAra2 chromosome X, mSorAra2.pri, whole genome shotgun sequence includes these proteins:
- the FZD7 gene encoding frizzled-7, producing MRDPGASSSRSPLGLGTLVLALLGALPAGTGAQSHHSERGISVPDHGFCQPISIPLCTDIAYNQTILPNLLGHTNQEDAGLEVHQFYPLVKVQCSPELRFFLCSMYAPVCTVLDQAIPPCRSLCERARQGCEALMNKFGFQWPERLRCENFPVHGAGEICVGQNTSDGSGGAGGGPTAYPTAPYLPDLPFTALPPGAADGRSRSAFPFSCPRQLKVPPYLGYRFLGERDCGAPCEPGRANGLMYFKEEERRFARLWVGVWSVLCCASTLFTVLTYLVDMRRFSYPERPIIFLSGCYFMVAVAHVAGFLLEDRAVCVERFSDDGYRTVAQGTKKEGCTILFMVLYFFGMASSIWWVILSLTWFLAAGMKWGHEAIEANSQYFHLAAWAVPAVKTITILAMGQVDGDLLSGVCYVGLSSVDALRGFVLAPLFVYLFIGTSFLLAGFVSLFRIRTIMKHDGTKTEKLEKLMVRIGVFSVLYTVPATIVLACYFYEQAFREHWERTWLLQTCKSYAVPCPPGHFPPMSPDFTVFMIKYLMTMIVGITTGFWIWSGKTLQSWRRFYHRLSHSSKGETAV from the coding sequence ATGCGGGACCCCGGCGCGTCTTCCTCGCGCTCGCCCCTCGGCCTGGGCACGCTGGTGTTGGCGCTGCTGGGCGCTCTGCCCGCGGGCACCGGGGCGCAGTCGCACCACAGCGAGAGGGGCATCTCGGTGCCTGACCACGGCTTCTGCCAACCCATCTCCATCCCGCTGTGCACGGACATCGCCTACAACCAGACCATCCTGCCCAACCTTCTGGGCCACACGAACCAGGAGGACGCGGGCCTCGAGGTGCACCAGTTCTACCCGCTGGTAAAGGTGCAGTGTTCCCCCGAGCTGCGTTTCTTCCTGTGCTCCATGTACGCGCCCGTGTGCACCGTGCTCGATCAGGCCATCCCGCCGTGCCGCTCCCTGTGTGAGCGCGCCCGCCAGGGCTGCGAGGCGCTCATGAACAAGTTCGGCTTCCAGTGGCCCGAGCGGCTGCGCTGCGAGAACTTCCCCGTGCACGGTGCCGGCGAGATCTGCGTGGGCCAGAACACGTCGGATGGCTCCGGGGGCGCCGGCGGCGGGCCCACCGCCTACCCCACGGCGCCCTACCTGCCGGATCTGCCTTTCACCGCTCTGCCTCCGGGCGCCGCCGACGGCAGGAGCCGCTCCGCCTTCCCCTTCTCGTGCCCCCGCCAGCTCAAGGTACCCCCCTACCTGGGCTACCGCTTCCTGGGCGAGCGCGACTGCGGCGCCCCGTGCGAGCCGGGCCGCGCCAACGGCCTCATGTACTTTAAGGAGGAGGAGAGGCGCTTCGCCCGCCTCTGGGTGGGCGTGTGGTCGGTGCTGTGCTGCGCCTCGACGCTCTTCACCGTGCTCACCTACCTGGTGGACATGCGGCGCTTCAGCTACCCGGAGCGGCCCATCATCTTCCTGTCGGGCTGTTACTTCATGGTGGCTGTGGCGCACGTGGCCGGCTTCCTGCTGGAGGACCGCGCCGTGTGCGTGGAGCGTTTCTCGGACGACGGCTACCGCACGGTGGCGCAGGGCACCAAGAAGGAGGGCTGCACCATCCTCTTCATGGTCCTCTACTTCTTCGGCATGGCCAGCTCCATCTGGTGGGTCATCCTATCTCTCACTTGGTTCCTGGCGGCCGGCATGAAGTGGGGCCACGAGGCCATCGAGGCCAACTCGCAGTACTTCCACCTGGCCGCGTGGGCCGTGCCGGCCGTCAAGACCATCACCATCCTGGCCATGGGCCAGGTGGACGGGGACCTCCTCAGCGGCGTGTGCTACGTGGGCCTGTCGAGCGTGGACGCGCTGCGGGGCTTCGTGCTGGCGCCCCTATTCGTCTACCTCTTCATCGGCACGTCCTTCCTGCTGGCCGGCTTCGTGTCGCTCTTCCGCATCCGCACCATCATGAAGCACGACGGTACCAAGACGGAGAAGCTGGAGAAGCTCATGGTGCGCATCGGCGTCTTCTCGGTGCTCTACACGGTGCCTGCCACCATCGTGCTGGCCTGCTACTTCTATGAGCAGGCCTTCCGCGAGCACTGGGAGCGGACCTGGCTCCTGCAGACGTGCAAGAGCTACGCTGTGCCCTGCCCGCCCGGCCACTTCCCGCCCATGAGCCCCGACTTCACCGTCTTCATGATCAAGTACCTGATGACCATGATTGTGGGCATCACCACCGGCTTCTGGATCTGGTCGGGCAAGACCCTACAGTCGTGGCGCCGCTTTTACCACAGACTCAGCCACAGCAGTAAGGGGGAGACTGCGGTATGA